CGGTGGTCGGGCGGTGCTGGAGGCGATGCGGCGTACGCACCCGCAGGTCAGGTTCCTGGCGCTGAGCGTCTCGGACGCGGCGGAGGACGTGATCGGGTTGATCCGGGCCGGCGCCCGGGGCTACGTCACCAAGACGATCTCTCCGGACGAGCTGACCGCGGCGATCCGTCGGGTCGCCGACGGCGACGCGGTGTTCAGTCCCCGGCTGGCCGGCTTCGTGCTGGACGCGTTCGCGGCCCGTCCGGACGCGCCGGTCGCCGACCCGGAGCTGGACCAGCTCACCAACCGCGAGCGTGAGGTGCTGCGACTGCTCGCCCGGGGGTACGCGTACAAGGAGATCGCCAAGGAGCTCTTCATCTCGATCAAGACCGTCGAGACGCACGTGTCCAATGTGCTGCGCAAGCTGCAGATGTCCAACCGCTACGAGCTCTCGCGGTGGGCGGCCGACCGTCGATTGGTGTGAGGTATTCCTCTCCCCGTACAAATGGGACAGATGCCACGGATGTCGCTGGCCGGGGCTGACAAAGATCGAATTGGCGTCCCATAATGCCCCGTCACGTTCTCGCGTGCGGGTGGTGCCACGACCCCGCGGAACGGTGACCTACGCATGCCCGCCGGAGGCGGGCAACCCCTGGGGAGAGGTACACGATCTGATGTTCGGACAACGAGGACGGCGGTGGGCGCGGGTCGCCCTGGCCGCCGTCGCGGGTGGTGCGCTGGCGCTCGGCGTCGCCGGCCCGGCCGCCGCCGACGAGCCGGCCACCGGCATCGCGAAGAGCACGGGCGGCAGCGTCAAGCTCATGCTCAACGGCAAGGCGCAGAGCGTCAGCGGGCTCGCCCTCAAGATCGACGGCAAGCTGGTGCCCGCCTTC
This genomic stretch from Micromonospora krabiensis harbors:
- a CDS encoding response regulator codes for the protein MAEQMEPVDEGGPRAERLRVFLVDDHAMFRAGVRAELGAHVEVVGEASTVAEAVSRIAATTPDVVLLDVHMPDGGGRAVLEAMRRTHPQVRFLALSVSDAAEDVIGLIRAGARGYVTKTISPDELTAAIRRVADGDAVFSPRLAGFVLDAFAARPDAPVADPELDQLTNREREVLRLLARGYAYKEIAKELFISIKTVETHVSNVLRKLQMSNRYELSRWAADRRLV